One Thermodesulfobacteriota bacterium DNA window includes the following coding sequences:
- a CDS encoding FAD-dependent oxidoreductase, protein MSLSKERVVVIGNGMVGQSAVEHILRKKNENIELVVFGEEPDHSYNRILLSEVLSGKKSFAQLYLKKRKWFEENGVKLYTGSRVTEIDTASRRVRSEKGFSSAYDKLVIATGSVAFIPPIKGIEKSGVFAYRTIDDVWSMLEVSRYKKNAVVIGGGLLGLEAAKALKDNGMDVTVIHLVDHLMEQQLDYDSGLMLERLIERMGIKFRMKAVTEEILGNERAEAVRLASGEILDADLVLVCTGIRPNVELAKKAGVLVKKGIVVNDYLQTSHENIYALGECVEHRGMVYGLFDPLVEQARVAADSIAGNGESVYEGSLVSAVLKVAGVSLVSVGNFNGGEGCEDLVYSDPERGIYKKLVFRDNHIVGAIFLGDIKDYRKIFKLIIDRTGVNGNRHELLLGAAADNSAAKTPEKDITADEPPLKDVPLTPESPIYASQDLHPRTVKSPWLGKINPADIKSKGMEVDFERYRQEGFASIDPSDFLRLKSHGYCSQKQEGYFMRRIRVPGGQVTAPQLMTVAELAGKYGGWVHITTRQALELHWTTINDGEIDERLREVGLSTRSACGHAIRNVTCSEEAGIGGDEILDVRPWVKVAHDYIVTNSLSINKRLPRKMNVYFANSPKHRSHAMVNDIGYVAVEAEHEGSVIPGFEVWVGGSLGSKPHLSQRLIDFIPPEQTVPVLRTIIEIYSRHGNISDSRNPRLKELVELWGFDKFREEFSSIYYSKFPQLHGVEVKNDESLHGDVDKEGIYPQKQEGYYRVVVRVPLGELTAAQARTIARLSLDYADGKIQNTMQQNFELQWVRKEKLPKLLAELGAIGLAPKGSGSVLDVMACPGTTFCVWGVSNSQGTADSLIRHIGGKDYKDDEQISKLRIQISGCPNSCAQHQVADIGLSGSAGKYFLYLGGHMNGSARVGEVVRRNIAANEVNDTVDTVLRTYIEMRHDGEPFVDFVYRIGIDNLAEIIAGMLDSPEAIEARKKVAENEAVQSKDLAKGEYSVKFKVSGKTVTVKGTETILQKGLDEGLSLPFSCQQGVCGTCKLRVRGRFEQGNVEGITPEEIASGEALICMAKPRGDMEVDA, encoded by the coding sequence ATGAGTTTATCGAAGGAGAGAGTAGTAGTCATCGGGAACGGGATGGTGGGACAGTCCGCCGTCGAGCACATTCTCAGAAAAAAGAACGAAAATATCGAGCTCGTCGTTTTCGGCGAGGAGCCCGACCACAGCTATAACAGGATTCTCCTGTCCGAGGTCCTGTCGGGGAAGAAGAGCTTCGCCCAGCTCTATTTGAAAAAAAGGAAATGGTTCGAGGAGAACGGCGTGAAGCTCTACACCGGCTCGCGCGTGACCGAGATAGATACCGCGAGTAGGAGAGTCCGCTCCGAGAAAGGGTTCTCGTCAGCTTACGACAAGCTCGTAATCGCAACTGGGAGCGTTGCTTTCATCCCGCCTATAAAAGGGATCGAGAAGAGCGGCGTATTCGCGTACCGGACTATCGACGACGTGTGGTCGATGCTCGAGGTGTCGAGATACAAGAAGAACGCGGTCGTGATAGGCGGGGGACTCCTCGGTCTCGAAGCCGCGAAGGCGCTTAAGGATAACGGCATGGACGTGACCGTTATACACCTCGTCGATCACCTGATGGAGCAGCAGCTCGATTACGATTCCGGTCTCATGCTCGAAAGATTGATCGAGAGGATGGGGATTAAGTTCAGGATGAAGGCAGTCACAGAGGAGATACTCGGTAACGAGAGAGCGGAAGCGGTCAGGCTGGCGTCGGGTGAAATACTAGACGCCGACCTCGTCCTTGTCTGTACGGGCATAAGGCCCAACGTCGAGCTCGCGAAAAAAGCCGGGGTCCTGGTGAAGAAAGGGATAGTCGTCAACGATTACCTTCAGACGAGCCACGAAAACATCTACGCTCTCGGCGAATGCGTCGAGCACCGGGGCATGGTTTACGGACTCTTCGACCCTCTTGTCGAGCAGGCGCGCGTCGCCGCCGATTCCATCGCCGGGAACGGCGAGTCCGTCTACGAGGGGTCCCTCGTATCCGCCGTCCTCAAGGTAGCCGGCGTGAGCCTGGTCTCGGTCGGGAATTTCAACGGCGGGGAGGGGTGCGAAGACCTCGTCTATTCCGACCCGGAGCGGGGCATATACAAGAAGCTCGTTTTCAGGGACAACCACATCGTAGGCGCAATATTCCTCGGAGACATCAAAGACTACAGAAAGATTTTCAAATTGATAATTGATAGAACCGGTGTGAACGGGAACAGGCATGAATTATTACTGGGTGCGGCTGCCGACAACTCCGCCGCGAAAACTCCTGAGAAGGATATTACCGCCGATGAGCCTCCGCTCAAAGACGTTCCCCTTACCCCTGAGAGCCCGATTTACGCTTCTCAGGACCTGCATCCCCGCACGGTCAAGAGCCCGTGGCTCGGCAAAATCAACCCGGCGGATATTAAATCGAAAGGTATGGAAGTCGATTTCGAGCGTTACAGGCAGGAGGGCTTCGCATCAATCGACCCGAGCGATTTCCTTAGGCTTAAGTCGCACGGATACTGCAGCCAGAAGCAGGAAGGCTACTTCATGAGGCGCATCAGGGTCCCCGGCGGACAGGTTACAGCGCCCCAGCTCATGACTGTCGCGGAGCTCGCCGGGAAATACGGAGGCTGGGTGCACATCACGACGCGTCAGGCGCTGGAGCTCCACTGGACGACCATAAACGACGGCGAGATCGACGAGCGGCTTAGAGAGGTCGGACTCTCCACTCGCTCAGCGTGCGGGCACGCGATCAGGAACGTCACGTGCTCGGAGGAAGCCGGTATAGGTGGGGACGAGATACTGGACGTGAGGCCCTGGGTGAAAGTAGCTCACGACTACATAGTTACGAACTCGCTTTCGATAAATAAAAGGCTGCCCCGCAAGATGAACGTCTACTTCGCTAACAGTCCCAAACACCGCTCGCACGCGATGGTAAACGATATAGGTTACGTCGCCGTCGAAGCCGAGCACGAGGGCTCGGTTATTCCCGGCTTCGAAGTGTGGGTAGGAGGAAGCCTGGGCTCGAAGCCTCATCTATCTCAACGGCTAATCGATTTCATTCCCCCTGAGCAGACGGTACCGGTGCTCAGGACGATAATAGAAATCTATTCAAGACACGGGAACATAAGCGACAGCAGGAACCCCCGCCTGAAAGAGCTCGTCGAGCTCTGGGGCTTCGATAAATTTCGCGAAGAGTTTTCGAGCATCTATTACTCGAAATTCCCGCAGCTTCACGGCGTCGAAGTTAAAAACGATGAGTCTTTACACGGTGACGTCGATAAGGAGGGAATCTACCCGCAGAAGCAGGAGGGCTATTACAGGGTGGTCGTGAGAGTGCCGCTCGGAGAGCTCACCGCGGCGCAGGCCAGAACGATAGCGAGGCTCTCTCTCGATTACGCCGACGGAAAAATCCAGAACACGATGCAGCAGAATTTCGAGCTCCAGTGGGTAAGAAAGGAAAAGCTCCCTAAGCTGCTCGCGGAGCTAGGCGCGATCGGGCTCGCTCCTAAGGGCTCGGGCTCCGTGCTCGACGTGATGGCCTGCCCGGGTACGACCTTCTGCGTCTGGGGTGTTTCCAACTCGCAGGGGACCGCGGATTCGCTCATAAGACACATAGGCGGGAAAGACTATAAAGACGACGAGCAGATCAGTAAGTTGCGCATACAAATATCCGGCTGCCCGAACAGCTGCGCGCAGCACCAGGTTGCGGACATAGGACTTTCGGGGAGCGCGGGAAAATATTTTCTATACCTGGGCGGCCACATGAACGGCTCAGCCAGGGTGGGAGAAGTGGTGAGAAGAAATATAGCCGCCAATGAAGTGAACGATACCGTGGATACTGTCCTCAGGACTTATATCGAGATGAGACATGACGGAGAGCCCTTCGTCGACTTCGTGTACAGAATCGGAATCGACAACCTCGCCGAGATAATAGCGGGCATGCTCGACTCGCCCGAGGCGATCGAAGCCCGGAAAAAAGTCGCGGAGAACGAGGCTGTCCAATCGAAGGACCTGGCAAAAGGAGAATACTCCGTGAAATTCAAGGTGAGCGGGAAGACCGTCACCGTCAAAGGCACCGAAACGATACTGCAAAAAGGGCTCGACGAGGGCCTTAGCTTGCCGTTCAGCTGCCAGCAGGGTGTCTGCGGGACTTGCAAGCTCAGGGTGAGGGGCAGGTTCGAGCAGGGCAATGTCGAGGGGATTACACCCGAAGAGATAGCGTCGGGAGAGGCGCTCATCTGCATGGCGAAACCCAGAGGAGATATGGAGGTGGACGCGTAG
- the moaA gene encoding GTP 3',8-cyclase MoaA yields MEESKILLKDTFGRVVNNLRISVTDRCNFRCKYCMPARGMVWLEKDKILSFEEIARLAEIFSGLGVDKIRLTGGEPLLRKELHVLVAMLAGVGNVRDISLTTNGYFLEEQARALSDAGLKRINVSLDSLRSDSFAEITRRSYYDKVLRGVAEAARIGLSPIKINVVLIRGFNDGEILDFAELARKSNYIIRFIEYMPIGGGDDWNIEQVITQDEIIKTIEHGLRLSLIPKRLGGSEPADGYLFEDGSGEIGFISSVSNPFCGHCNRVRITSDGKLRTCLFSLGETDLRNLLREGASDLEIRDVIVDAVSKKERGHLINKPGFVKPARTMSQIGG; encoded by the coding sequence ATGGAGGAATCGAAAATTCTGCTTAAAGACACGTTCGGAAGAGTGGTCAATAATCTGAGGATCTCTGTAACGGACAGATGCAACTTCCGCTGCAAGTACTGCATGCCCGCCCGAGGCATGGTGTGGCTGGAGAAAGACAAGATACTGAGCTTCGAGGAGATCGCAAGACTCGCAGAAATTTTCTCCGGCCTCGGCGTCGACAAGATACGCCTCACGGGCGGCGAGCCGCTTCTGAGGAAGGAGCTTCACGTCCTCGTGGCTATGCTCGCAGGCGTCGGGAATGTGAGAGACATATCCCTCACTACTAACGGCTATTTTCTTGAGGAGCAAGCTCGAGCGTTATCGGATGCGGGGCTCAAGCGCATCAACGTAAGCCTCGATTCACTCAGGAGCGACAGCTTCGCAGAAATAACCAGGAGGAGCTACTACGATAAGGTGCTCCGCGGTGTCGCAGAAGCCGCGCGTATCGGGCTTAGCCCCATCAAGATAAACGTCGTTTTAATACGCGGGTTCAACGACGGCGAAATACTCGATTTTGCGGAGCTCGCGCGGAAGAGCAATTACATAATCCGGTTCATCGAATACATGCCCATAGGCGGCGGGGATGACTGGAACATCGAGCAGGTAATAACTCAAGACGAAATAATCAAGACGATAGAGCACGGCCTCAGGCTCAGTCTTATTCCCAAGCGTCTCGGGGGGAGCGAGCCTGCGGACGGCTACCTATTCGAAGACGGCTCGGGCGAGATAGGGTTCATCAGCTCGGTAAGCAATCCCTTCTGCGGGCACTGTAACCGCGTGAGGATTACCTCCGACGGCAAGCTGAGGACCTGCCTCTTCTCTTTAGGCGAAACGGATCTGCGGAATCTCCTGAGAGAAGGCGCGAGCGATCTGGAAATCAGGGACGTAATCGTCGACGCGGTGTCGAAAAAAGAGCGCGGCCACCTCATAAACAAACCGGGCTTTGTAAAGCCAGCGAGGACAATGTCGCAAATAGGAGGTTGA
- a CDS encoding FAD-dependent oxidoreductase — MSNIESNSNHIRVAVIGSGPAGFYAADHLLKSKEIDAEIDMYDRLPTPHGLVRNGVAPDHQKIKSVTRVYDKIAKDPRFRFTGFVEYGKHIHLEDLKNHYHVVVFATGAQTDRRMNIPGEDLNGSHPATEFVAWYNGHPDYRDLEFDLSCETAVIIGVGNVAIDAARILCLSEKELRATDIAEHALNTLLNSKIRDIYIIGRRGPAQASFTNPELRELGELEDAVPLALTDEVEPDELSLEEISASGDEAVERRIEILREYAANSVSDKRKRLHLRFLLSPAEIVDNGEGKAGTLRLMKNELYRSEDGSIKSRSTDERIEIPAGLVFRSIGYQGVPLPGIPFNDKWGTIHNEKGRIIDPGTNAPIPGLYATGWIKRGASGVIGTNKTDSAETAACIIEDVKNGISLKPNSTGNGHVEELIRERQPHYITYEDWLKIDSLEIARGGECGRPRLKFTSIEEIFTALKGTGYVTEHFGADKS, encoded by the coding sequence TTGAGCAATATCGAATCGAACTCAAATCATATCAGGGTGGCCGTTATAGGTTCGGGCCCTGCCGGTTTTTACGCTGCCGACCACCTGTTAAAGAGCAAGGAAATAGACGCTGAGATCGATATGTACGACAGGCTCCCTACGCCTCACGGGCTTGTGCGGAACGGGGTCGCTCCAGATCATCAGAAGATTAAATCCGTGACGAGGGTCTACGACAAGATCGCTAAAGACCCGCGGTTCAGGTTCACGGGATTCGTAGAATATGGCAAGCACATACACTTGGAAGACCTCAAAAATCATTATCACGTCGTCGTGTTCGCGACAGGCGCGCAGACCGACAGGCGTATGAATATCCCTGGCGAAGATTTGAATGGGAGCCACCCCGCGACCGAATTCGTCGCCTGGTATAACGGTCATCCCGATTACAGGGACCTCGAATTCGACCTCTCCTGCGAGACCGCCGTGATAATCGGAGTAGGCAATGTCGCGATCGACGCCGCAAGGATACTCTGCCTTTCGGAGAAAGAGCTCAGAGCGACCGACATCGCCGAGCACGCCCTCAATACTCTCCTCAATAGCAAAATCAGGGACATTTACATCATCGGCCGCCGAGGTCCCGCACAGGCCTCGTTCACGAACCCCGAGCTCCGCGAGCTGGGTGAGCTCGAAGACGCAGTCCCTCTCGCGCTCACGGACGAGGTCGAGCCTGACGAGCTTTCGCTCGAGGAAATCTCTGCTAGCGGCGACGAGGCCGTGGAGAGGAGAATTGAGATACTAAGGGAATACGCCGCCAACTCCGTTTCTGATAAACGGAAGAGGCTCCACCTGAGGTTCCTCCTTTCCCCTGCCGAGATCGTCGACAATGGCGAGGGAAAGGCGGGCACGCTCCGCCTCATGAAAAACGAGCTCTACAGGTCTGAGGACGGGAGCATAAAATCGAGATCGACGGACGAGCGCATAGAGATACCCGCAGGCCTAGTTTTCAGGTCGATCGGCTATCAGGGGGTACCCCTTCCCGGCATCCCTTTCAACGATAAATGGGGAACGATACACAATGAAAAGGGAAGGATTATAGACCCCGGAACCAACGCTCCTATTCCTGGCCTCTACGCGACCGGATGGATAAAGCGGGGGGCATCGGGAGTGATAGGTACGAATAAAACGGATTCGGCCGAAACGGCGGCATGCATAATAGAGGACGTGAAGAACGGAATCTCGCTCAAGCCGAATAGTACGGGCAACGGTCACGTGGAAGAATTAATTAGAGAAAGACAGCCTCACTATATAACGTATGAAGACTGGCTCAAGATCGACAGCCTTGAGATAGCAAGGGGCGGTGAATGCGGCAGACCGCGCCTCAAATTCACGTCGATCGAGGAGATATTTACGGCGCTCAAGGGAACGGGGTATGTGACGGAGCACTTCGGTGCGGACAAAAGCTGA
- the fdhF gene encoding formate dehydrogenase subunit alpha: MQLNQKTEHRTVCPYCGVGCGVILETGGGRVLGVRGDPGHPSNRGKLCSKGLNLHHTIHKKDRLTHPLIRDSRLSPFTSTTWDKALDRIAGKFKSLINTYGPESIAFYISGQLLTEDYYVVNKLSKGFLKVNNLDSNSRLCMSSAVMGYRRAFGVDAPPCSYEDLKHTDCVFIIGSNMAYCHPVVFMQLAEEKEKKGSDLKIIVADPRKTPTAGIADIFIPLKPGTDVALLNSMIHVLIENGLVDHDYIDTHTEGFENLKDTVKEYPPEKVSEICGVSSSLITEAALAFGKASAAMSFWAMGLNQSSSGTDKNNALLNLSIVTGNIGKPGAGPFSLTGQANAMGGRETGGLANLLPGHRYMADEVHRKEIEERWGTDGLSPLKGLTAVEIYDGINEGRIKAVWIICTNPVVSLPNGSKVEDALRKAELVIVQDIFHPTDTSIFADILLPAAGFSEKEGTMTSQERRISHVSEAVDPPGEALPDWRIFTKFAHKMGFGAHFGYERAEDVFDEYKQLSRGRDVDITGVTYERLINTGPLQWPCPDETHPGTPRLYTDGKFHTDTGKAKILSVHYNPQEETADPEYPLVFTTGRVRDQWHTMTKTGKVESLTKNEPEPVLEINPVDAGKYGLREGDLTLVESRRGKATVRCKVTDKVREGTVFLPFHWGKLLANNGRANLLTLDAIDPYSQQPEFKACAVRVEKKSFDDKSRVLIIGNDPSALELAHKINDINPAIDITLLTTAENIPNGRIRVDGRLPNNVRTGEKMVELADGEALPYDKLVFAPGKRTYLPPVKGFSSECIRPIRDFEDAKRIIARELVLGRVVVIGSRPSAIETADLLKSRGAEEVYLIDPDNMLLDKYVDSAGSQFIFHKLTRRGINIILGAEIEEIIERDGIRKVVIGRGREIGADLIFIESVMRPDLDLPLKTGLLINKGIVAGEQLETNIPDIHAIGKTAEVKGVLTHDTDLLAMQADVLARHVSGDPTARYTESVDANRFHILGLDIISFGQFNADDEKSNVLTFLDKGQSIYKKIVVRGDRVVGGFYIGDTGGAEEVLALARSASDISKYRDTLISGNFKEKLPSGRVVCSCMCVTEDEITLAVKNGSSSIEALKERLKVAVTCGTCLEEVKEILRAVKPVH; the protein is encoded by the coding sequence TTGCAGCTGAATCAGAAGACCGAGCACAGGACCGTTTGTCCTTACTGCGGCGTGGGATGCGGCGTGATACTGGAGACGGGAGGAGGCAGAGTCCTTGGCGTTAGGGGCGATCCCGGCCATCCTTCGAACAGGGGAAAGCTCTGCTCGAAGGGGCTCAACCTCCATCACACGATCCATAAGAAAGACAGGCTCACTCACCCTTTAATCAGGGACTCCAGGCTCTCCCCGTTCACTTCGACTACGTGGGATAAAGCTCTCGACAGGATCGCCGGTAAATTCAAGAGTCTCATTAATACTTACGGACCGGAGTCGATAGCTTTTTATATATCCGGCCAGCTTCTCACGGAAGACTATTACGTCGTCAACAAGCTCTCTAAGGGTTTCCTCAAAGTCAACAACCTCGACTCGAATTCCCGCCTCTGCATGTCTTCTGCCGTGATGGGCTACAGGCGCGCGTTCGGCGTGGACGCCCCGCCATGCTCTTATGAAGATTTGAAGCACACGGACTGCGTATTCATCATCGGCTCGAACATGGCCTACTGCCATCCTGTCGTGTTCATGCAGCTGGCGGAGGAGAAAGAGAAAAAGGGGAGTGATTTAAAGATAATCGTTGCCGATCCGAGGAAGACGCCTACCGCGGGCATAGCCGATATATTCATACCGTTAAAGCCCGGCACCGACGTTGCCCTTCTCAACTCCATGATTCACGTTCTAATCGAAAACGGTCTCGTCGATCACGACTACATCGATACGCACACGGAAGGGTTCGAAAATCTCAAGGATACGGTGAAAGAATACCCGCCTGAAAAAGTATCGGAGATCTGCGGCGTGTCTTCTAGTCTCATTACGGAAGCTGCTCTCGCATTCGGAAAAGCGAGCGCGGCGATGAGCTTCTGGGCTATGGGTCTCAACCAGAGCAGCTCCGGCACGGACAAGAACAACGCGCTATTAAATCTATCCATAGTTACGGGAAACATCGGCAAACCTGGCGCGGGCCCATTCTCCCTCACGGGTCAGGCAAACGCAATGGGCGGCCGTGAGACAGGCGGTCTCGCCAACCTCCTGCCCGGACACCGCTACATGGCTGACGAAGTACATAGGAAAGAGATAGAAGAGAGATGGGGCACGGACGGACTCTCGCCTTTAAAAGGGCTCACCGCGGTCGAGATATACGACGGCATAAATGAAGGCAGGATAAAAGCAGTATGGATAATATGCACGAACCCTGTCGTGTCGCTCCCGAACGGATCGAAAGTCGAAGACGCGCTCCGGAAAGCCGAGCTCGTCATAGTGCAGGACATATTCCACCCGACGGATACGAGCATATTCGCCGACATCCTTCTCCCCGCGGCCGGCTTCAGCGAGAAGGAAGGGACGATGACGAGCCAGGAGCGGAGGATATCCCACGTCTCGGAAGCGGTCGATCCCCCGGGTGAGGCTCTCCCCGATTGGCGGATATTCACGAAATTCGCACATAAGATGGGCTTCGGCGCGCATTTCGGTTACGAGCGCGCTGAGGATGTCTTCGATGAATATAAGCAGTTGAGCAGGGGCCGCGACGTCGATATCACGGGCGTGACGTACGAGAGACTGATAAATACAGGCCCTCTCCAGTGGCCCTGCCCCGATGAGACGCATCCGGGAACGCCCAGGCTATACACGGACGGTAAATTCCATACCGACACGGGGAAGGCGAAAATCCTGTCCGTGCATTACAACCCGCAGGAGGAGACCGCCGACCCCGAATATCCGCTCGTCTTCACTACAGGGCGCGTAAGGGACCAGTGGCACACGATGACGAAGACGGGAAAGGTCGAGAGCCTCACCAAGAACGAACCCGAGCCCGTGCTCGAAATTAATCCCGTGGATGCCGGGAAGTACGGACTCCGCGAGGGCGATCTCACGCTGGTCGAGTCGCGGAGGGGTAAAGCGACCGTGAGGTGCAAGGTGACGGACAAGGTCAGGGAAGGCACGGTATTCCTCCCGTTTCACTGGGGGAAGCTCCTCGCGAATAACGGCAGGGCAAACCTTCTCACCCTCGATGCCATAGACCCTTACTCACAGCAGCCGGAATTCAAGGCGTGCGCCGTGAGGGTAGAGAAGAAATCGTTCGACGACAAGTCCCGAGTGCTGATAATTGGGAACGACCCCTCCGCGCTCGAGCTCGCTCACAAAATCAACGACATCAATCCCGCAATCGATATAACACTTCTTACCACAGCTGAGAACATCCCCAACGGCAGGATAAGGGTAGACGGGAGACTCCCGAATAACGTAAGAACCGGCGAAAAGATGGTAGAGCTTGCGGACGGAGAAGCGCTTCCATACGACAAGCTCGTTTTTGCGCCGGGAAAGAGGACGTACCTGCCGCCCGTGAAAGGGTTTTCATCCGAGTGTATAAGACCCATACGCGATTTCGAAGATGCTAAGAGGATAATCGCGAGGGAGCTCGTCCTCGGGAGAGTTGTCGTGATAGGCTCGCGGCCCTCCGCTATAGAGACCGCCGATCTGTTGAAATCACGGGGCGCCGAGGAGGTCTATCTAATCGACCCCGACAACATGCTCCTCGACAAGTATGTCGATTCAGCGGGCTCTCAATTTATTTTTCACAAGCTCACGCGCAGAGGTATAAATATAATACTCGGCGCCGAGATCGAAGAGATAATAGAAAGAGACGGCATAAGGAAAGTGGTGATCGGGCGCGGCAGGGAAATAGGCGCCGACCTTATATTCATCGAATCCGTCATGAGGCCCGACCTCGACCTGCCGCTCAAAACCGGTCTCCTCATCAATAAAGGTATAGTCGCGGGAGAGCAGCTCGAGACTAACATCCCCGACATACACGCCATAGGGAAAACGGCTGAGGTCAAGGGCGTTCTCACGCACGACACCGACTTGCTCGCGATGCAGGCGGACGTTCTGGCGAGACACGTTAGCGGCGACCCGACCGCGCGCTACACTGAATCGGTCGATGCGAACCGCTTCCATATCCTCGGGCTCGACATAATTTCATTCGGACAGTTCAACGCCGACGATGAAAAGTCGAATGTGCTCACGTTTTTAGACAAAGGTCAATCGATATACAAAAAGATAGTGGTGCGCGGTGACCGCGTAGTCGGCGGATTCTATATCGGGGACACCGGAGGGGCCGAGGAAGTGCTGGCGCTCGCCCGGAGCGCTTCCGATATCTCGAAGTATAGAGACACTCTCATCTCGGGGAATTTCAAAGAAAAGCTCCCTTCGGGGAGAGTCGTATGCTCCTGCATGTGCGTGACCGAGGACGAGATAACGCTCGCCGTAAAGAACGGGAGCAGCAGCATCGAAGCGCTCAAGGAGCGGCTCAAGGTCGCGGTCACGTGCGGCACTTGTCTCGAAGAGGTAAAGGAGATTCTGCGCGCGGTAAAACCGGTGCATTAA
- a CDS encoding putative sulfate/molybdate transporter, whose product MNHTMFMLGSLNGALRSRIRIDRNELSGAFGDIGTDLPLIVGILLASGLDPVSVFVMFGATQIFSGLFYGIPMPVQPLKAIAVMAISQRLGADMILAAGIGLGVVMLFLNLTGLIKMIYDFIPSSVVRGIQFGLGLNLLLLALTDYIPSQGLEGIILAAAGLVIVFLLLGNRRYPPALAVILLGLLYSLIFNTGAMPNFPAMHLSLPQIHAPSLYDILTGFVVLGLPQLPLSITNALAATKKLADDLFPEKKLSVKKLANTYSLMNIVNPLFGGIPVCHGSGGLAGHYAFGGRTGGTLLIYGSLYLLIAFFLSGNYSSINALFPLPVLGVILSVEGFALTKFIKKTAGSKELIIALIVGFICVFIKNGYVYGLLAGTLIYYLEPIARRSLGVRNES is encoded by the coding sequence ATGAATCATACAATGTTCATGCTTGGCTCGCTTAACGGAGCACTTCGGTCCCGCATAAGGATAGACAGGAACGAGCTCTCAGGCGCTTTCGGAGACATAGGCACTGACCTGCCGCTCATCGTTGGTATTTTGCTCGCATCAGGTCTCGACCCTGTCAGCGTGTTCGTCATGTTCGGCGCTACACAAATTTTCTCGGGACTCTTCTACGGCATCCCGATGCCCGTCCAACCGTTGAAAGCAATAGCAGTCATGGCCATATCCCAGCGCCTGGGAGCCGACATGATACTTGCTGCGGGCATCGGGCTCGGCGTCGTGATGCTTTTCCTCAACCTTACCGGCCTGATAAAAATGATATACGACTTCATACCGAGCTCCGTCGTAAGGGGAATCCAGTTCGGCCTCGGTCTGAACTTGCTGCTTCTTGCGCTCACGGATTACATTCCGTCGCAGGGTCTCGAGGGCATTATTCTAGCCGCAGCGGGTTTGGTAATTGTATTCTTGCTTCTTGGAAACAGGCGATACCCTCCGGCGCTCGCGGTCATACTTCTGGGCTTGCTTTACTCTCTAATCTTTAACACCGGGGCGATGCCTAACTTCCCGGCCATGCATTTATCCCTTCCGCAAATTCATGCACCTTCACTATACGACATACTTACGGGCTTTGTCGTCCTCGGCCTTCCGCAGCTCCCGCTCTCCATAACGAATGCTCTCGCCGCGACGAAAAAGCTCGCAGATGATTTGTTCCCCGAGAAAAAGCTGAGTGTGAAAAAGCTCGCGAACACTTACTCGCTCATGAACATCGTAAACCCGCTATTCGGCGGAATCCCTGTATGCCACGGATCGGGCGGGCTCGCGGGGCATTACGCTTTCGGCGGAAGGACGGGCGGGACCCTCCTCATCTACGGCTCTTTATACCTGCTTATCGCGTTCTTTCTTTCAGGCAATTACTCGTCGATCAACGCGCTCTTCCCGCTCCCTGTTCTGGGCGTCATTCTCTCGGTCGAAGGTTTTGCCCTGACTAAATTTATTAAAAAAACGGCCGGCTCGAAAGAGCTCATAATAGCCCTCATAGTCGGCTTTATATGCGTCTTTATCAAGAACGGATACGTCTACGGTCTTCTGGCAGGCACGTTGATTTACTATCTCGAACCCATAGCAAGGAGGTCGCTCGGAGTGAGAAATGAAAGTTAA